The Clostridioides difficile genome has a segment encoding these proteins:
- a CDS encoding co-chaperone GroES, whose protein sequence is MKIRPLADRVVIKKVEAEEKTASGIVLPGAAKEQPQIAEVVEVGPGGIVEGKEIKMELTVGDKVIFQKYSGTEVKIEGQEYTILRQSDVLAVIE, encoded by the coding sequence TAAGACCATTAGCTGACAGAGTAGTAATTAAAAAAGTAGAAGCAGAAGAAAAGACTGCAAGTGGAATAGTTTTACCAGGAGCAGCTAAAGAGCAACCTCAAATAGCTGAAGTTGTAGAAGTTGGACCAGGTGGAATAGTTGAAGGAAAAGAAATAAAGATGGAATTGACAGTTGGAGATAAAGTTATATTCCAAAAATATTCTGGAACAGAAGTTAAAATAGAAGGGCAAGAATATACAATACTAAGACAAAGTGATGTATTAGCTGTTATTGAATAA